One Paenisporosarcina sp. FSL H8-0542 genomic region harbors:
- the pabA gene encoding aminodeoxychorismate/anthranilate synthase component II yields the protein MILMIDNYDSFTYNLVQYFGELGEELLVKRNNELTMTDIESLNPQMIVVSPGPCTPNDAGVSLEVITHFAGKIPIFGVCLGHQSIGQAFGGNVIRAERLMHGKTSPVHHDGKGVNAGMPNPFTATRYHSLIVEKESLPDCLEVTSWTAEGEIMGLRHREYAVEGVQYHPESIMTEAGKQLLRNFIETYCRSAKKQEA from the coding sequence ATGATTTTAATGATTGATAACTACGATTCTTTCACTTATAACTTGGTCCAGTATTTCGGTGAACTCGGCGAAGAGCTACTTGTTAAACGAAATAACGAATTGACCATGACGGATATTGAATCGTTAAATCCGCAAATGATTGTTGTCTCTCCAGGACCATGTACACCAAATGATGCAGGCGTCAGTTTAGAAGTCATTACGCATTTTGCCGGTAAAATTCCGATTTTCGGTGTGTGCCTTGGCCATCAATCCATTGGACAAGCATTCGGAGGCAATGTCATTCGTGCAGAACGTTTAATGCATGGCAAAACTTCTCCAGTTCATCACGATGGAAAAGGTGTAAATGCGGGGATGCCCAATCCATTTACAGCGACGCGCTATCATTCCTTGATTGTTGAAAAAGAATCTCTTCCGGATTGTCTCGAAGTGACTTCTTGGACTGCAGAAGGTGAAATAATGGGGCTTCGTCATCGTGAATATGCAGTCGAAGGTGTCCAGTATCACCCAGAATCCATCATGACGGAAGCGGGTAAACAATTGCTTCGTAATTTCATTGAGACGTATTGCCGTTCGGCAAAGAAGCAGGAAGCGTAA